Proteins encoded together in one Tripterygium wilfordii isolate XIE 37 chromosome 14, ASM1340144v1, whole genome shotgun sequence window:
- the LOC120015683 gene encoding stem-specific protein TSJT1-like isoform X2, with protein sequence MLAVFDKSVAKGPEALQSPQSGAVSAMKDGFLSNHFVSLNPGAVTVNLGSAGLMAYSVSKQNPLLPRLFAVVDNIFCLFQGHIDNIALLKQQYGLNKTANEGTIVIEAYRTLRDRGPYPVDQVVRDIQGKFAFILYDCSSKATFFAADADGSVPFFWGTDAEECLILSDDVDIIKKMCGKSFAPFPKGCFFTSSGGLRSYEHPLHELKPVPRVDSSGQVCGATFKVDSETKKESSMPRVGSAANWSSNY encoded by the exons ATGCTGGCGGTGTTTGACAAATCGGTGGCGAAGGGCCCAGAGGCTCTGCAGAGTCCGCAGTCGGGTGCGGTTTCGGCAATGAAAGATGGGTTCTTGTCTAACCACTTTGTCTCTCTGAATCCTGGTGCTGTCACTGTCAATCTTGGGTCTGCTGGCCTCATGGCGTACTCTGTTAGCAAGCAAAACCCACTTCTTCCCAG ATTGTTTGCTGTAGTGGACAATATTTTCTGCTTGTTTCAAGGCCACATTGACAATATTGCTCTTCTCAAGCAACAATATGGGCTAAATAAAACAGCAAATGAAGGGACTATCGTTATAGAAGCTTATAGAACTCTAAGAGATCGGGGTCCTTATCCGGTTGACCAAGTTGTGAGAGATATTCAAGGGAAGTTTGCATTTATCCTCTATGACTGCTCCTCGAAAGCAACATTCTTCGCTGCT GATGCTGATGGGAGTGTGCCCTTTTTCTGGGGAACTGATGCTGAAGAGTGTCTTATCCTTTCTGATGATGTGGATATCATTAAGAAAATGTGTGGGAAATCTTTTGCACCATTCCCTAAAG GATGCTTCTTTACATCTTCTGGAGGCTTGAGGAGCTACGAGCACCCGCTGCATGAGTTGAAACCAGTGCCTAGGGTGGACAGTTCAGGCCAGGTTTGTGGTGCAACATTCAAAGTGGATTCGGAGACCAAAAAGGAAAGTAGCATGCCAAGAGTTGGGAGCGCTGCGAATTGGTCATCAAACTACTGA
- the LOC120015683 gene encoding stem-specific protein TSJT1-like isoform X1 has protein sequence MRANNRGFKSKSGSVKTMRSRFNNSVGRPRSRKKHKMLAVFDKSVAKGPEALQSPQSGAVSAMKDGFLSNHFVSLNPGAVTVNLGSAGLMAYSVSKQNPLLPRLFAVVDNIFCLFQGHIDNIALLKQQYGLNKTANEGTIVIEAYRTLRDRGPYPVDQVVRDIQGKFAFILYDCSSKATFFAADADGSVPFFWGTDAEECLILSDDVDIIKKMCGKSFAPFPKGCFFTSSGGLRSYEHPLHELKPVPRVDSSGQVCGATFKVDSETKKESSMPRVGSAANWSSNY, from the exons ATGAGGGCCAATAATCGGGGATTCAAATCCAAATCTGGAAGCGTTAAAACAA TGCGATCTCGTTTTAATAATTCTGTAGGGAGGCCTAGATCGAGAAAGAAACACAAAATGCTGGCGGTGTTTGACAAATCGGTGGCGAAGGGCCCAGAGGCTCTGCAGAGTCCGCAGTCGGGTGCGGTTTCGGCAATGAAAGATGGGTTCTTGTCTAACCACTTTGTCTCTCTGAATCCTGGTGCTGTCACTGTCAATCTTGGGTCTGCTGGCCTCATGGCGTACTCTGTTAGCAAGCAAAACCCACTTCTTCCCAG ATTGTTTGCTGTAGTGGACAATATTTTCTGCTTGTTTCAAGGCCACATTGACAATATTGCTCTTCTCAAGCAACAATATGGGCTAAATAAAACAGCAAATGAAGGGACTATCGTTATAGAAGCTTATAGAACTCTAAGAGATCGGGGTCCTTATCCGGTTGACCAAGTTGTGAGAGATATTCAAGGGAAGTTTGCATTTATCCTCTATGACTGCTCCTCGAAAGCAACATTCTTCGCTGCT GATGCTGATGGGAGTGTGCCCTTTTTCTGGGGAACTGATGCTGAAGAGTGTCTTATCCTTTCTGATGATGTGGATATCATTAAGAAAATGTGTGGGAAATCTTTTGCACCATTCCCTAAAG GATGCTTCTTTACATCTTCTGGAGGCTTGAGGAGCTACGAGCACCCGCTGCATGAGTTGAAACCAGTGCCTAGGGTGGACAGTTCAGGCCAGGTTTGTGGTGCAACATTCAAAGTGGATTCGGAGACCAAAAAGGAAAGTAGCATGCCAAGAGTTGGGAGCGCTGCGAATTGGTCATCAAACTACTGA
- the LOC120014535 gene encoding transmembrane emp24 domain-containing protein p24beta3-like — translation MELRRGRPRWGGGIYLLALLIVSSIGRISGLSVTVTDTECVQDYVLYEGDTVSGNFVVVDHDIFWNSDHPGIDFTVTSPAGNVVQTFKGTSGDKFEFKAPRSGMYKFCFHNPYSTPESVSFYIHVGHIPSEHDLAKDEHLDPINVKIATLREALESVTAEQKYLKARDARHRHTNESTRKRVIGYTVAEYFLLGAASALQVIYIRRLFSKSVAYNRV, via the exons ATGGAGTTGCGGAGAGGGAGACCGAGATGGGGAGGGGGAATATACTTGTTGGCTTTGTTGATTGTAAGCTCTATTGGACGAATTTCGGGTCTATCGGTGACTGTGACCGACACGGAGTGCGTCCAGGATTACGTCCTATATGAAGGCGACACCGTCTCCGGGAACTTTGTGGTGGTCGACCACGACATCTTCTGGAACAGCGATCATCCAGGAATCGATTTCACC GTGACATCTCCAGCAGGCAATGTTGTGCAGACTTTCAAGGGGACATCCGGGGACAAGTTTGAGTTTAAGGCACCACGAAGTGGGATGTACAAATTCTGCTTTCATAACCCGTATTCAACTCCAGAGTCAGTCTCCTTTTACATCCATGTGGGTCATATTCCCAGCGAGCATGACCTTGCAAAAGATG AGCATTTGGACCCAATTAATGTTAAAATTGCTACATTGAGAGAGGCATTGGAGTCTGTTACAGCAGAGCAGAAGTATTTGAAAGCTCGTGATGCTCGGCATCGTCACA CAAATGAGAGCACAAGAAAGCGCGTCATAGGTTACACTGTTGCGGAGTACTTTTTGCTGGGCGCTGCAAGTGCACTTCAAGTCATATACATACGTCGCCTTTTCAGCAAGTCTGTTGCATACAACCGGGTTTGA
- the LOC120014783 gene encoding early light-induced protein 2, chloroplastic-like — translation MAATFAIQSIFASPASGASHVGKPTRFLPATYMPSISLPKRSGMRVRATSEEEKERPTAANTTPSPTPTPPPPKANPYKPKVSTKFGDLFAFSGPAPERINGRLAMIGFVAALAVEIGKGEDVFAQISDGGIPLFVGTSVLLTVASLIPLFNGVSAESKSNGFMTSDAELWNGRFAMLGLVALAFTEYVKGGTLV, via the exons ATGGCCGCAACATTCGCAATTCAATCTATCTTTGCAAGCCCTGCGAGTGGTGCAAGCCATGTAGGTAAGCCTACTCGCTTCCTTCCTGCCACATACATGCCAAGCATAAGCCTTCCCAAGAGAAGCGGCATGCGTGTACGAGCAACGTCGGAG GAAGAGAAAGAACGACCAACCGCAGCAAACACAACTCCATCACCGacaccaacaccaccaccaccgaagGCAAACCCATATAAACCTAAA GTGAGCACTAAGTTTGGTGATTTGTTCGCTTTTAGTGGACCAGCTCCGGAGAGAATCAACGGCAGATTGGCCATGATAGGCTTTGTTGCAGCTTTGGCAGTGGAGATAGGGAAGGGTGAGGATGTGTTCGCTCAAATATCAGACGGTGGAATCCCATTGTTCGTGGGAACTAGTGTACTGTTGACCGTAGCGTCACTGATCCCTTTGTTCAATGGGGTGAGTGCGGAATCCAAGTCAAACGGGTTCATGACATCTGATGCTGAGCTGTGGAACGGGAGGTTCGCGATGTTAGGTCTGGTTGCACTGGCCTTCACCGAGTACGTTAAGGGCGGGACCCTGGTGTAA
- the LOC120014466 gene encoding 1,2-dihydroxy-3-keto-5-methylthiopentene dioxygenase 2 produces MGVPSNDPREDVLQAWYMDDSDEDQRLPHHREPKEYVSLDQLSELGVISWRLDADNYETDEDLKKIREERGYSYMDFCEVCPEKLPNYEEKIKSFFEEHLHTDEEIRYCVEGSGYFDVRDRNEKWIRVWVKKGGMIVLPAGIYHRFTLDTNNYIKAMRLFVGDPVWTPFNRPHDHLPAREEYIKAFVTKEVGDHTVNAAA; encoded by the exons ATGGGTGTTCCATCCAAC GATCCTAGAGAAGATGTTCTTCAAGCATGGTACATGGATGATAGTGATGAAGATCAGAGACTCCCCCATCACAGGGAGCCCAAGGAATATGTCTCTCTGGACCAACTCTCAG AGCTTGGAGTTATCAGTTGGCGTTTAGATGCTGATAACTATGAAACAGATGAGGATTTGAAGAAGATTCGTGAAGAGCGTGGCTACTCCTACATG GACTTCTGTGAAGTGTGCCCAGAAAAACTGCCAAATTATGAAGAGAAGATTAAAAGCTTTTTTGAAGAACATCTCCACACCGATGAAGAGATTCGTTACTGTGTTGAAGGAAGTG GCTATTTTGATGTCAGGGATCGTAATGAGAAGTGGATCCGTGTATGGGTGAAGAAAGGGGGAATGATTGTTTTACCTGCTGGTATATATCATCGATTCACACTAGATACCAACAACTACATAAAG GCAATGAGGCTGTTTGTGGGTGATCCAGTCTGGACTCCTTTTAATCGACCCCATGATCATTTGCCTGCAAG GGAAGAGTACATCAAGGCCTTTGTGACGAAGGAAGTTGGTGATCACACTGTCAATGCAGCCGCATAA